The proteins below come from a single Anguilla rostrata isolate EN2019 chromosome 3, ASM1855537v3, whole genome shotgun sequence genomic window:
- the thoc3 gene encoding THO complex subunit 3 gives MASQYYLEMQENFKNNNKSREFPAHSAKVHSVAWSCDGRRLASGSFDKTASVFVLEKDRLVKENNYRGHGDSVDQLCWHPTNPDLFVTASGDKTIRIWDVRTTKCIATVNTKGENINICWSPDGQTIAVGNKDDVVTFIDAKTHRSRAEEQFKFEVNEISWNNDNDMFFLTNGNGCINILSYPELKPIQSINAHPSNCICIKFDPTGKYFATGSADALVSLWDVEELVCVRCFSRLDWPVRTLSFSHDGKMLASASEDHFIDIAEVETGEKLWEVQCESPTFTVAWHPKRPLLAYACDDKDGKYDSNREAGTVKLFGLPNDS, from the exons ATGGCGTCGCAGTACTATCTGGAAATGCAGgagaatttcaaaaataacaacaaaagtCGTGAATTCCCTGCTCACAGCGCCAAGGTGCATTCGGTTGCTTGGAGTTGTGATGGCAGGCGGCTGGCATCTGGATCATTTGACAAAACGGCAAGCGTATTCGTACTGGAGAAAGATCGCTTG GTGAAAGAAAACAACTACCGGGGTCATGGCGACAGTGTTGATCAGTTATGTTGGCATCCCACAAATCCAGACCTCTTTGTTACTGCATCGGGGGATAAGACCATCCGCATCTGGGATGTTCGGACCACGAAGTGCATTGCTACTGTGAACACGAAAG gggaaaacataaacatatgcTGGAGCCCTGACGGACAGACTATCGCTGTTGGAAACAAAGATGACGTGGTTACTTTCATCGATGCCAAAACGCACCGGTCAAGAGCGGAGGAGCAGTTCAAGTTTGAGGTGAACGAGATCTCTTGGAACAACGACAACGATATGTTCTTCTTGACGAATGGAAACGGCTGCATCAATATTCTCAG TTACCCAGAATTGAAGCCCATACAGTCTATCAATGCCCACCCGTCCAACTGCATCTGCATCAAGTTTGACCCCACAGGAAAGTACTTTGCCACAGGCAGTGCAGATGCTCTGGTCAGTCTCTGggatgtggaagaacttgtgtgtgtgcgctgtttCTCCAG GTTGGACTGGCCGGTGCGGACTCTGAGCTTCAGTCACGATGGCAAAATGCTGGCATCTGCATCTGAGGATCACTTCATTGACATTGCCGAGGTTGAGACTG GAGAGAAGTTGTGGGAGGTGCAGTGCGAGTCTCCCACTTTCACCGTGGCCTGGCATCCCAAAAGACCCTTGCTGGCATACGCCTGTGATGACAAGGATGGGAAGTATGACAGCAACCGGGAAGCAGGCACCGTCAAGTTGTTTGGATTGCCCAATGATTCCTGA